In the Peptoclostridium acidaminophilum DSM 3953 genome, one interval contains:
- a CDS encoding UPF0182 family membrane protein — MNGGIKKTVVAVAVVLAVVIVLSFSNVIGFLADYNWFKEVGYTSVYLRQVFAKLIVGTPIFAVLMAFIFLYLIGIKKSYYSHMNIVPENSHEKKINGIILLFSGAMGFAYSFSLASKFWIEMLRFTNSTSFNIKDPIFSKDVGFYVFKLPLINEIFNSLIGFLVFLLFITVIFYFILVSDEASKGQRTFEKDIDLDVRRFRNIASTPMQLFTLAMNQIVTIAVVFFMIVALRNYLDTFNLLYSSRGAAYGASYTDIKITLWVYRVQMILALVSAGVIVYAYMKKKLKLALVAPVIMIAVALVSAGVENLVQNFIVSPNELAKEREYIKHSIKYTQLAYSLDKIVEKDFAAEQNLDAQKITDNNQTIKNISVNDQGPVKDVFKQIQGIRTYYKFNDIDVDRYTIGNETRQVFIAARELDSESLQSKTWLNEHIKYTHGYGIVMAPVNEVTPSGQPNLFLKNIPPVSSVGGIEVKRPEIYFGEVASGYIVVGTSEKEFDYPKGDTNAFTEYEGKAGINLGFFRRLLYSIDQKSFKLLVSAGIDSNSKIILHRNIADRVNKIAPFMQFDQDPYMVLSDEGRLYWIMDGYTLSDRYPYSEPFDKSRLNYIRNSCKVVVDAYNGDVDFYIVDESDPIVNTYSKIFKGLFKSFDDMPADLRAHVRYPKTYFNIQATMYQDYHMNDAEVFYNKEDRWQIARETFENQEEPVIMEPSYTTFKLPGDEKAEFLLSIPYTPKQKQNMVSLLVVKNDGDSYGEIIDYSFPKNKNILGPYQVESKIENQPEISEKLTQWGTGGSKVIRGHLSTIPIENSILYVEPLYIKSDTQDSIPEVKRIIVAYGDKVVMAETLEKALSQMFGIEGAEQAGAEERQPTEAAGDEISGDLASLAGKAAELYEAAQNALKEGSWADYGRYIEELGGVIEKIKQYEENQ, encoded by the coding sequence GTGAATGGTGGCATAAAAAAGACAGTAGTTGCAGTTGCAGTTGTATTAGCCGTAGTTATAGTGCTTTCCTTTTCAAATGTAATCGGATTTCTGGCTGATTACAACTGGTTCAAGGAGGTAGGATACACCTCGGTATACTTAAGGCAGGTGTTTGCAAAGCTTATAGTGGGAACCCCAATATTTGCAGTGCTTATGGCGTTCATATTTTTGTATCTTATTGGCATAAAAAAGAGCTATTATAGCCACATGAATATAGTGCCGGAAAACAGCCATGAAAAGAAAATAAATGGCATCATACTGCTTTTTTCTGGAGCTATGGGATTTGCATACAGCTTCAGCCTGGCCTCGAAGTTTTGGATTGAGATGCTAAGGTTTACAAACTCAACTTCATTCAATATTAAAGACCCAATATTTTCAAAGGATGTGGGTTTTTATGTATTCAAGCTTCCGCTCATAAATGAAATATTTAATTCGCTTATAGGATTTTTGGTTTTCCTGCTGTTTATAACAGTGATATTCTACTTCATACTCGTAAGCGATGAGGCAAGCAAGGGTCAAAGGACGTTTGAAAAGGACATAGATCTGGATGTTAGAAGGTTCAGGAACATAGCTTCAACTCCAATGCAGCTTTTCACGCTTGCTATGAACCAGATTGTAACAATAGCGGTTGTATTCTTCATGATTGTTGCTTTAAGGAATTACCTTGATACGTTCAATTTGCTGTATTCTTCAAGAGGTGCGGCATACGGCGCCAGCTATACTGACATAAAAATCACGCTTTGGGTCTATAGGGTGCAGATGATTCTTGCTCTTGTGTCTGCCGGAGTAATTGTCTATGCATATATGAAGAAAAAATTAAAGCTTGCGCTTGTAGCTCCGGTGATAATGATAGCTGTAGCTCTTGTATCAGCAGGGGTTGAGAATCTGGTTCAAAATTTCATAGTGTCCCCGAATGAGCTCGCCAAGGAAAGGGAGTATATAAAGCACAGCATAAAGTATACACAGCTTGCATACAGCCTTGACAAGATAGTTGAAAAGGACTTTGCGGCTGAGCAGAATCTGGATGCGCAAAAGATAACCGACAACAATCAGACTATAAAAAATATAAGCGTAAACGACCAAGGCCCTGTAAAGGATGTTTTTAAGCAGATACAGGGAATAAGGACGTACTACAAGTTTAATGATATAGACGTGGACAGATACACCATAGGAAATGAAACGCGGCAGGTTTTCATAGCGGCAAGGGAGCTTGACAGCGAAAGCCTTCAGTCAAAGACGTGGCTTAATGAGCATATAAAGTATACGCATGGCTATGGCATAGTAATGGCGCCAGTGAATGAGGTGACTCCAAGCGGCCAGCCGAATCTTTTTCTCAAAAACATACCACCTGTGTCTTCTGTGGGAGGAATCGAAGTTAAAAGGCCGGAGATATACTTTGGAGAGGTGGCCAGCGGATATATAGTTGTGGGCACATCAGAAAAGGAATTCGACTATCCTAAAGGCGATACTAACGCATTTACTGAATATGAAGGCAAGGCGGGGATAAACCTTGGTTTTTTCAGGAGGCTGCTGTACTCGATAGATCAAAAGAGCTTTAAGCTGCTTGTATCTGCAGGTATCGATTCCAACAGCAAAATAATACTCCATAGAAACATAGCAGACAGGGTCAACAAGATAGCACCTTTCATGCAGTTTGATCAGGATCCGTACATGGTGCTTTCTGATGAGGGCAGGCTTTACTGGATAATGGACGGTTATACGCTGTCAGACAGATATCCGTACTCAGAGCCTTTTGACAAGAGTCGCCTTAACTACATCAGAAACTCGTGCAAGGTAGTAGTTGACGCATATAATGGCGATGTTGACTTCTACATTGTAGATGAGAGTGACCCCATTGTTAACACTTATTCAAAGATATTCAAGGGGCTTTTTAAGAGCTTTGACGATATGCCTGCTGATTTGAGGGCGCACGTAAGATATCCAAAGACATACTTCAATATCCAGGCCACAATGTATCAGGACTACCATATGAATGATGCCGAGGTGTTCTACAACAAGGAGGACAGATGGCAAATAGCCAGAGAGACCTTTGAAAATCAAGAAGAGCCTGTAATTATGGAACCATCGTATACAACATTCAAGCTGCCGGGAGATGAAAAGGCTGAATTTCTGCTGAGTATACCGTACACTCCAAAGCAGAAGCAAAACATGGTTTCGCTGCTTGTTGTCAAGAACGACGGGGACAGTTACGGCGAGATTATAGACTACAGTTTCCCTAAAAACAAGAATATACTTGGACCCTACCAGGTTGAATCGAAGATAGAAAACCAGCCTGAGATATCAGAAAAACTCACGCAATGGGGTACAGGCGGTTCCAAGGTAATAAGAGGACACCTGAGTACAATACCTATCGAAAACTCAATATTATATGTGGAGCCACTTTACATCAAGTCAGACACGCAAGACAGCATACCAGAGGTTAAGCGGATAATTGTGGCGTATGGTGACAAGGTTGTAATGGCGGAAACACTTGAAAAGGCGCTTAGCCAGATGTTCGGCATTGAAGGAGCAGAGCAGGCAGGCGCAGAAGAGCGCCAGCCTACTGAGGCTGCCGGAGATGAAATATCAGGCGATCTTGCCAGCCTGGCAGGCAAGGCGGCAGAGCTTTATGAGGCTGCGCAAAATGCGCTCAAAGAGGGAAGCTGGGCAGATTATGGAAGATATATAGAAGAGCTCGGCGGCGTAATTGAGAAGATAAAGCAGTACGAGGAGAATCAATAG
- the serS gene encoding serine--tRNA ligase, producing the protein MLDIKKIRKELDSIKKAMSKRGEAEFSLESVLELDDKRRKLLLEVEVLKMEQNNASKEIPKLKKEGKDIAEIAERLKASADNIRELDEKVKAVDEQIRYMLLRIPNIPNPDVPIGDTDDDNIEVWRWSEPSKFDYEPKAHWDIGTNLGILDFETAGKITGSRFTLYKGLGARLERSLINFYLDTHTSEHGYTEILPPFIANESSMIGTGQLPKFGEDMFKLEGRDYYLVPTAEVPVTNIHMNDIIDGECLPLSYCAYTPCFRAEVGSAGRDTRGLIRQHQFNKVELVKLTKPEESYDELEKLVKNAEAVLQKLGIPYRVVKICSGDLGFTAAFKYDIEVWMPSYGRYVEISSCSNFEDFQARRANIRFKRDKNTRVEYVHTLNGSGVAIGRTVAAILENFQQKDGSVRVPEVLKPYMGGIEVINGYK; encoded by the coding sequence ATGTTAGACATAAAGAAGATAAGGAAGGAGCTCGACTCCATAAAAAAAGCCATGTCAAAGCGTGGCGAGGCTGAATTCAGCCTTGAAAGCGTTTTGGAGCTTGACGACAAGAGAAGGAAGCTGCTGTTGGAGGTTGAAGTTTTGAAGATGGAACAAAACAATGCTTCCAAGGAGATTCCAAAGCTAAAAAAAGAGGGCAAAGACATTGCTGAAATCGCCGAGAGGCTGAAGGCGTCTGCGGACAATATAAGGGAGCTGGACGAGAAAGTCAAGGCTGTGGACGAACAGATAAGATATATGCTGCTTAGGATACCCAACATTCCCAATCCAGATGTCCCAATAGGCGATACAGACGATGACAACATAGAGGTCTGGAGGTGGTCGGAGCCTTCAAAATTCGACTATGAGCCAAAGGCCCACTGGGATATAGGCACAAATCTTGGGATACTCGATTTTGAAACGGCCGGAAAGATTACAGGTTCAAGATTTACTCTCTACAAAGGTCTTGGAGCCAGGCTTGAGCGGTCATTGATAAACTTCTATCTGGACACTCACACAAGCGAGCACGGCTACACGGAGATACTTCCCCCGTTCATAGCCAACGAAAGCAGCATGATTGGAACTGGCCAGCTTCCAAAATTCGGTGAAGACATGTTCAAGCTCGAGGGCAGGGACTATTATCTTGTGCCGACAGCAGAGGTTCCTGTTACAAACATACATATGAACGACATTATAGACGGTGAATGCCTCCCGCTCAGCTATTGCGCATACACTCCATGTTTCAGGGCCGAGGTGGGTTCTGCGGGAAGGGATACAAGAGGTCTGATAAGGCAGCATCAGTTCAACAAGGTCGAGCTTGTGAAGTTAACAAAGCCTGAGGAGTCGTATGATGAGCTTGAAAAGCTTGTGAAGAATGCAGAAGCTGTTCTTCAAAAGCTTGGGATACCCTACAGGGTTGTGAAGATATGCAGCGGAGATCTTGGTTTTACCGCGGCATTCAAATACGATATAGAGGTTTGGATGCCAAGCTACGGAAGATATGTGGAGATCTCCTCCTGCTCAAACTTTGAGGATTTTCAGGCCAGAAGAGCCAACATAAGATTCAAGAGGGACAAGAACACCAGGGTTGAGTATGTACATACACTCAACGGCTCCGGCGTTGCAATAGGAAGGACTGTTGCGGCTATACTCGAAAATTTCCAGCAGAAAGACGGTTCTGTAAGAGTGCCTGAGGTTTTGAAGCCGTATATGGGCGGAATCGAAGTGATAAATGGATACAAGTAA
- a CDS encoding mechanosensitive ion channel family protein has product MDYIRAIDAFLKQNGIDFLYSFIILVIGIYAARKTKKIAKRFFTKTKMEPSLIGFFSQLIYVLMIIFVAVIVLEKMGLKTTSFITVLGAAGLAIGLALQGSLSNFAAGVLILIFKPFAVGDYIEGSGAKGTVYEIQLLSTVLKAFGNESIIVPNSKLINENVINYSKAKKRRLEIKVGISYQSDIKNTREVLLGIASSDSRVDLEPQPEVVIADFSPAAINMSLRVWTDNEHYWDVYFSAMEHIREEFEKKCIELPVAQNLAYFNKQA; this is encoded by the coding sequence GTGGATTATATCAGAGCAATAGACGCTTTTCTCAAGCAAAACGGCATAGATTTTCTATATTCATTTATAATCCTCGTGATTGGAATATATGCTGCAAGAAAGACAAAAAAGATAGCCAAACGATTTTTCACTAAGACAAAGATGGAGCCGTCGCTTATAGGATTTTTTTCACAGCTCATATACGTGCTAATGATAATTTTTGTGGCCGTGATTGTGCTTGAAAAGATGGGACTAAAGACCACATCATTCATAACTGTGCTTGGAGCAGCAGGCCTTGCCATAGGCCTTGCGCTCCAAGGCTCACTTTCAAATTTTGCCGCCGGCGTGCTTATACTGATTTTCAAGCCGTTTGCGGTGGGTGATTATATTGAGGGTTCAGGAGCTAAGGGGACTGTTTATGAAATACAGCTCTTAAGCACGGTGCTTAAGGCTTTCGGTAACGAATCGATAATAGTTCCAAATTCAAAGCTGATTAATGAAAATGTCATAAACTACAGCAAGGCGAAAAAGAGAAGACTTGAAATAAAGGTGGGAATATCCTACCAAAGCGATATAAAAAACACGAGGGAAGTGCTGCTTGGCATAGCTTCCAGCGATAGCCGGGTTGATTTGGAGCCGCAGCCGGAGGTTGTGATTGCCGATTTTTCGCCCGCTGCAATCAACATGTCCTTGAGGGTATGGACTGACAATGAGCATTATTGGGATGTTTATTTCAGTGCTATGGAGCACATAAGGGAAGAATTTGAAAAGAAATGCATAGAGCTGCCTGTTGCACAAAATCTTGCATACTTTAATAAGCAGGCTTAG
- the rbr gene encoding rubrerythrin, with translation MKSLKGTKTLENLMKAFAGESQARSRYTYFADVASEEGYDHIAEIFIETAENELVHADIFYNHMLDGMEDEQTPFTVNIEASYPAVLGCTYDNLKAAAMGENEEWTQLYPEFAQIAESEGFPEVAASFRMISKVEERHEKRYEKLAENVDKCKVFEKDEEDTAWKCRVCGYIHSGKSAPKICPVCKVEQGYFEKFCENY, from the coding sequence ATGAAAAGTCTAAAGGGTACTAAAACACTTGAAAACCTTATGAAGGCGTTTGCCGGAGAGTCACAGGCAAGAAGCAGATACACATATTTTGCGGATGTGGCATCTGAAGAGGGATACGATCATATAGCGGAGATTTTTATTGAAACTGCAGAAAACGAGCTTGTGCATGCTGATATATTCTATAACCATATGCTAGATGGAATGGAGGACGAGCAGACTCCATTCACGGTCAACATAGAGGCATCTTATCCGGCTGTGCTTGGCTGCACATATGATAACCTCAAAGCGGCAGCAATGGGAGAAAATGAAGAGTGGACACAGCTTTACCCTGAGTTTGCTCAAATAGCTGAAAGCGAAGGTTTCCCAGAGGTTGCGGCTTCGTTCAGAATGATATCGAAGGTTGAAGAAAGGCATGAAAAAAGATATGAAAAGCTAGCTGAAAACGTAGACAAGTGCAAGGTTTTTGAAAAGGATGAGGAAGACACTGCTTGGAAGTGCAGAGTTTGCGGATATATACATTCAGGCAAGTCGGCTCCTAAGATATGTCCGGTTTGCAAGGTTGAGCAAGGTTACTTCGAAAAATTCTGTGAAAATTATTAA